The genomic region AGAGCGTGCGCCCAGGTGACGCTGGACATAGGCCAGCAAGCCTCCGCTGTCAGAGCTTTGCGCCCGCGCGGCAGCAAGTGCGGCACGGGCAGCGGGCACAAAATCACTGCTCAGAGAGCTCAGCGTGGCAACACCCAGATCAGCCGGTTCGACCAACTCAACCGGGATCGCAACACCGAGCCCCTCAAGATCGTTCAATACTGACCGATATGCGGTTCCCGCATCCAGACCAGAGCGCAATTGGGCCAGCATCGTCTGCGCGCTTGCAATGCGCACCGCTTCGGCACTGGCGGCATCCAGCGCCTGCGCCTCGGCGACCATTTTCTGGACGTCCTCACGCTGCGCCACCAAGCTGCTCTGCAAATTCGCCAACTCGGCCTCATAAGCGGCCACCGCAGCCGGCGAGGCAGCATCGGTTATCGGTCGTTTTTCCAGTGCCAACACCCGATTTTCAAAAGCTTCCAGCTGCGGCTCAATTTCGGCGATGCGATCCAGAACAGGGCGCATCTGTGACGATAATTTCTGTATCTCAGTGGCGACGAACGCCTCAATCGTTGACAGATCAGGCGTTTTATTGGCGTCGATCTGCGGCTTCAAAGCAGCCAGAACTGCAACAATCTCTGCCTGGCCCTGCTCCAGTTCCGTCAAATCCACTGGAGCGGCTGATTGTAGCCCTGCGGGTAAAACGGAGTTCAGCCACTGACCCTGCCCAGCCACAAAGCCAAAGGACGCCGCAAGGACACCGCCCAACAGGGCCGTGGCAAAGCCACCGCGTTTTACAACTACCCGTTCAACAGTCTCTGCCGGGGTAGAAGATACCAATTCCGGCTCAATCACATCGGTCTCGGTCTCGGTCTCGGTCTCGGTCTCGGTCTCGGTCTCGGTCTCGGAGGAGAGAATGTCTTCTGGCCCAGCATCGTCAACCGGTGCGGAATCGGCAGCTTCAGATGCA from Parasedimentitalea psychrophila harbors:
- a CDS encoding COG4223 family protein — protein: MRILRIEGVADVAIKKNSDLVNEADPSEEPLQAETLEATTASASEAADSAPVDDAGPEDILSSETETETETETETETETDVIEPELVSSTPAETVERVVVKRGGFATALLGGVLAASFGFVAGQGQWLNSVLPAGLQSAAPVDLTELEQGQAEIVAVLAALKPQIDANKTPDLSTIEAFVATEIQKLSSQMRPVLDRIAEIEPQLEAFENRVLALEKRPITDAASPAAVAAYEAELANLQSSLVAQREDVQKMVAEAQALDAASAEAVRIASAQTMLAQLRSGLDAGTAYRSVLNDLEGLGVAIPVELVEPADLGVATLSSLSSDFVPAARAALAAARAQSSDSGGLLAYVQRHLGARSVTPRDGDDPDAILSRAEAAIAVGRLEDALAEIQALPETARTVLMDWETAAKTRQAAVAAADALAHSLNAN